One Glycine max cultivar Williams 82 chromosome 4, Glycine_max_v4.0, whole genome shotgun sequence DNA segment encodes these proteins:
- the LOC100811657 gene encoding telomeric repeat-binding factor 2 isoform X1 produces MEGGDVGHWVLEFLLRARYPVVSSNLLKKVLRIVPLSDFDSRLQKTLLLRTLQDHLFAVSVPESVLETLELLEELHRRDDGALITAAAMSAAYCAIAVDCTLKHLLVELHNNPAYLGAVNRIWRGRVRHMSGSREGSLLLSLELERWRTDIETSLLDSLVRERLASIDTRRDAVVKLRDYLMEAWTDLGPSFLELAALAQINKNALAVNYLEDSQQPEREIEKCTAAPAEEVHTSTDAEVQKVGECGSVELQKLAEDSLLNSLEVNEEAPIESRDADVPCPLVINNNNNEADLMEKDQTSIPHNHDHKSSLMERNSTARIYEWDDSIDGLEDGTSDHATRFNLPSPKWREVSPLDKYKPASITKRRKVKKWSQLEEETLKTAVDKFGRGNWKLILDSHKDIFEERTEVDLKDKWRNMRLIILVHTTQYKPSTLKTAQA; encoded by the exons ATGGAGGGAGGTGACGTTGGGCATTGGGTGTTGGAGTTCCTTCTCCGGGCTCGGTACCCAGTCGTTTCCAGTAACCTACTCAAGAAAGTCCTTCGAATAGTCCCACTTTCAGACTTTGATTCCAGGCTTCAGAAGACGCTTCTTCTCCGAACCCTTCAAGACCACTTGTTCGCTGTCTCTGTCCCCGAATCCGTTCTCGAAACCCTCGAGCTCCTCGAGGAACTTCACCGCCGCGACGACGGCGCTCTGATCACCGCCGCCGCCATGAGCGCCGCCTACTGCGCCATTGCGGTGGACTGCACTCTCAAGCACCTGCTGGTGGAACTCCACAACAACCCTGCCTACCTCGGCGCCGTGAACAGGATATGGCGTGGTAGGGTTCGGCACATGAGCGGTTCCAGGGAGGGCAGCCTTCTTCTCTCGCTGGAGTTGGAGCGGTGGAGAACCGACATCGAAACTTCCCTTCTGGACTCGTTGGTGAGGGAGAGGTTGGCCTCCATTGATACAAGAAGGGACGCCGTCGTCAAGCTCCGGGATTATTTGATGGAAGCATGGACCGATTTGGGCCCTTCGTTTCTCGAGCTAGCGGCGTTGGcgcaaataaacaaaaatgccCTAGCCGTGAATTACTTAGAGGATTCCCAACAGCCGGAGAGAG AAATTGAGAAGTGCACTGCTGCTCCTGCTGAGGAAGTGCATACCTCAACAGATGCCGAGGTCCAAAAGGTTGGGGAATGTGGATCTGTGGAGTTGCAAAAGTTGGCCGAGGATTCTCTACTTAATTCGTTGGAAGTGAATGAGGAGGCACCTATTGAAAGTAGAGATGCAGATGTACCTTGCCCACTTGttattaataacaataacaatgagGCTGATCTGATGGAAAAAGATCAAACTTCTATCCCTCATAATCATGACCATAAGTCAAGTTTAATGGAAAGAAATAGTACCGCTCGCATTTATGAG TGGGACGATTCAATAGATGGCTTGGAGGATGGAACATCAGATCATGCAACTAGATTTAATTTGCCTAGCCCCAAGTGGAGAGAAGTTTCTCCATTGGATAAGTACAAACCTGCAAGCATTACAAAGAggagaaaagtgaaaaaatgGAGTCAGTTGGAAGAGGAGACCCTAAAGACCGCTGTAGACAA GTTTGGCAGGGGAAATTGGAAGTTAATTCTAGATTCTCACAAGGATATATTTGAAGAGAGAACTGAA GTTGATTTAAAGGACAAGTGGAGAAACATGAG GTTGATAATTTTGGTTCATACTACACAGTACAAACCAAGTACCCTGAAAACTGCTCAAGCATAA
- the LOC100811657 gene encoding telomeric repeat-binding factor 2 isoform X2, with the protein MEGGDVGHWVLEFLLRARYPVVSSNLLKKVLRIVPLSDFDSRLQKTLLLRTLQDHLFAVSVPESVLETLELLEELHRRDDGALITAAAMSAAYCAIAVDCTLKHLLVELHNNPAYLGAVNRIWRGRVRHMSGSREGSLLLSLELERWRTDIETSLLDSLVRERLASIDTRRDAVVKLRDYLMEAWTDLGPSFLELAALAQINKNALAVNYLEDSQQPEREIEKCTAAPAEEVHTSTDAEVQKVGECGSVELQKLAEDSLLNSLEVNEEAPIESRDADVPCPLVINNNNNEADLMEKDQTSIPHNHDHKSSLMERNSTARIYEWDDSIDGLEDGTSDHATRFNLPSPKWREVSPLDKYKPASITKRRKVKKWSQLEEETLKTAVDKFGRGNWKLILDSHKDIFEERTEVDLKDKWRNMRVVAAVCKSL; encoded by the exons ATGGAGGGAGGTGACGTTGGGCATTGGGTGTTGGAGTTCCTTCTCCGGGCTCGGTACCCAGTCGTTTCCAGTAACCTACTCAAGAAAGTCCTTCGAATAGTCCCACTTTCAGACTTTGATTCCAGGCTTCAGAAGACGCTTCTTCTCCGAACCCTTCAAGACCACTTGTTCGCTGTCTCTGTCCCCGAATCCGTTCTCGAAACCCTCGAGCTCCTCGAGGAACTTCACCGCCGCGACGACGGCGCTCTGATCACCGCCGCCGCCATGAGCGCCGCCTACTGCGCCATTGCGGTGGACTGCACTCTCAAGCACCTGCTGGTGGAACTCCACAACAACCCTGCCTACCTCGGCGCCGTGAACAGGATATGGCGTGGTAGGGTTCGGCACATGAGCGGTTCCAGGGAGGGCAGCCTTCTTCTCTCGCTGGAGTTGGAGCGGTGGAGAACCGACATCGAAACTTCCCTTCTGGACTCGTTGGTGAGGGAGAGGTTGGCCTCCATTGATACAAGAAGGGACGCCGTCGTCAAGCTCCGGGATTATTTGATGGAAGCATGGACCGATTTGGGCCCTTCGTTTCTCGAGCTAGCGGCGTTGGcgcaaataaacaaaaatgccCTAGCCGTGAATTACTTAGAGGATTCCCAACAGCCGGAGAGAG AAATTGAGAAGTGCACTGCTGCTCCTGCTGAGGAAGTGCATACCTCAACAGATGCCGAGGTCCAAAAGGTTGGGGAATGTGGATCTGTGGAGTTGCAAAAGTTGGCCGAGGATTCTCTACTTAATTCGTTGGAAGTGAATGAGGAGGCACCTATTGAAAGTAGAGATGCAGATGTACCTTGCCCACTTGttattaataacaataacaatgagGCTGATCTGATGGAAAAAGATCAAACTTCTATCCCTCATAATCATGACCATAAGTCAAGTTTAATGGAAAGAAATAGTACCGCTCGCATTTATGAG TGGGACGATTCAATAGATGGCTTGGAGGATGGAACATCAGATCATGCAACTAGATTTAATTTGCCTAGCCCCAAGTGGAGAGAAGTTTCTCCATTGGATAAGTACAAACCTGCAAGCATTACAAAGAggagaaaagtgaaaaaatgGAGTCAGTTGGAAGAGGAGACCCTAAAGACCGCTGTAGACAA GTTTGGCAGGGGAAATTGGAAGTTAATTCTAGATTCTCACAAGGATATATTTGAAGAGAGAACTGAA GTTGATTTAAAGGACAAGTGGAGAAACATGAG GGTGGTTGCTGCAGTTTGCAAGTCACTTTAG
- the LOC100811657 gene encoding telomeric repeat-binding factor 2 isoform X3, whose product MEGGDVGHWVLEFLLRARYPVVSSNLLKKVLRIVPLSDFDSRLQKTLLLRTLQDHLFAVSVPESVLETLELLEELHRRDDGALITAAAMSAAYCAIAVDCTLKHLLVELHNNPAYLGAVNRIWRGRVRHMSGSREGSLLLSLELERWRTDIETSLLDSLVRERLASIDTRRDAVVKLRDYLMEAWTDLGPSFLELAALAQINKNALAVNYLEDSQQPEREIEKCTAAPAEEVHTSTDAEVQKVGECGSVELQKLAEDSLLNSLEVNEEAPIESRDADVPCPLVINNNNNEADLMEKDQTSIPHNHDHKSSLMERNSTARIYEWDDSIDGLEDGTSDHATRFNLPSPKWREVSPLDKYKPASITKRRKVKKWSQLEEETLKTAVDKFGRGNWKLILDSHKDIFEERTEVDLKDKWRNMR is encoded by the exons ATGGAGGGAGGTGACGTTGGGCATTGGGTGTTGGAGTTCCTTCTCCGGGCTCGGTACCCAGTCGTTTCCAGTAACCTACTCAAGAAAGTCCTTCGAATAGTCCCACTTTCAGACTTTGATTCCAGGCTTCAGAAGACGCTTCTTCTCCGAACCCTTCAAGACCACTTGTTCGCTGTCTCTGTCCCCGAATCCGTTCTCGAAACCCTCGAGCTCCTCGAGGAACTTCACCGCCGCGACGACGGCGCTCTGATCACCGCCGCCGCCATGAGCGCCGCCTACTGCGCCATTGCGGTGGACTGCACTCTCAAGCACCTGCTGGTGGAACTCCACAACAACCCTGCCTACCTCGGCGCCGTGAACAGGATATGGCGTGGTAGGGTTCGGCACATGAGCGGTTCCAGGGAGGGCAGCCTTCTTCTCTCGCTGGAGTTGGAGCGGTGGAGAACCGACATCGAAACTTCCCTTCTGGACTCGTTGGTGAGGGAGAGGTTGGCCTCCATTGATACAAGAAGGGACGCCGTCGTCAAGCTCCGGGATTATTTGATGGAAGCATGGACCGATTTGGGCCCTTCGTTTCTCGAGCTAGCGGCGTTGGcgcaaataaacaaaaatgccCTAGCCGTGAATTACTTAGAGGATTCCCAACAGCCGGAGAGAG AAATTGAGAAGTGCACTGCTGCTCCTGCTGAGGAAGTGCATACCTCAACAGATGCCGAGGTCCAAAAGGTTGGGGAATGTGGATCTGTGGAGTTGCAAAAGTTGGCCGAGGATTCTCTACTTAATTCGTTGGAAGTGAATGAGGAGGCACCTATTGAAAGTAGAGATGCAGATGTACCTTGCCCACTTGttattaataacaataacaatgagGCTGATCTGATGGAAAAAGATCAAACTTCTATCCCTCATAATCATGACCATAAGTCAAGTTTAATGGAAAGAAATAGTACCGCTCGCATTTATGAG TGGGACGATTCAATAGATGGCTTGGAGGATGGAACATCAGATCATGCAACTAGATTTAATTTGCCTAGCCCCAAGTGGAGAGAAGTTTCTCCATTGGATAAGTACAAACCTGCAAGCATTACAAAGAggagaaaagtgaaaaaatgGAGTCAGTTGGAAGAGGAGACCCTAAAGACCGCTGTAGACAA GTTTGGCAGGGGAAATTGGAAGTTAATTCTAGATTCTCACAAGGATATATTTGAAGAGAGAACTGAA GTTGATTTAAAGGACAAGTGGAGAAACATGAGGTAA